Sequence from the Thermincola ferriacetica genome:
GGTACGGTAGTTGTTGATGAACCTGTAACCTTCGGCAAATATAAACCGGAAAACTCCGATGGTAAATACCGGGGACCAATTACGCTCCGGGAAGCCGTTACTCATTCCGTAAACGTGGTTGCGGTGAAGGTTCTCAAAGATACGGGTATCACCAACGCTGTTAAATTTGCCAAAAAACTCGGCATTACCAGTTTAACACAAGAAGATGAAAACCTGGCTCTCGCCCTGGGAGGCCTCCACTATGGAGTAACGCCCCTGGAACTGGCCGGCGCCTACGGGGCTTTTGCCAACAAAGGTATATACATACAGCCGACGGCCATCATCAAGGTAGAAGACCGTTACGGTAAGGTCATAGACGAATTCAAACCCCGCAAAAGAATAGCCATGAAAGACACAACAGCCTATATTATAACGGATATGTTGAAATCAGTAGTACAACGCGGCACCGGTACCAGGGCAAGCCTTGGCAAGCGACCGGTGGCAGGCAAAACCGGAACTACGAACCAGGGCAAAGATATCTGGTTCGCCGGCTATACCCCCGAATTAGTGGGCGTGGTATGGATGGGACATGACGACCCCAAACCTATGCCCCGCACTTACGGCGGTACTTATCCAGCCAAGCTCTGGAAAGAAGTGATGTCTAAAGCCCTGAAAGACAGAGAGATTAAAGATTTCGACAAACCGGCAGGCTTAGTAAAAGTAGCTATTTGTACTCTATCCGGCAAACGCGCCGGCAAAAACTGCCCACAGTCGGAAATCAGGTCGGACTGGTTTGTTAGAGGCACAGCGCCTTCCAAAATATGCAACGACCATACTTATGTTTCGGTGGAAGTTTGTGCCGACTCCGGCCTTTTAGCAACAGAATACTGTCCCAATAAAATTACCAGGTCTTTCCTGAAACGGGATAAGGAACATACTTACAGTTCTTCCGATATATATGTACCAACGCAAACTTGTAATATTCACGGTCCTAATAACAGAGTAATCAGCATTTGTACCGACCCGTCCCACGGAGGAACCAGGTACCTGGCCAACATACCGGGTCCGGGTGAAACCGGAGGATGTCCGCCCGAGTATGTTGTCAAAGAAACTCTGGGGGCAGGAGAGACCGCGCCCTTAGAACATTGCCCCATTCCGGAGCATCAGGTTTACCCCAAATCCCCGGATAACCCAGGAATTATTCAACCGGAAATTAACCAAAAGCCGGAAAAGCCGGCCAAACCCGGTAAAGTAAATCTACCGGCTCAGCCTGAAATAACTACACAAAATTACCAGGAAAAGGATAAGCGGAAAGGGCTGCCCTGAGGCAGCCCTGACTTACTTGCGGTCAAAGAATGGGTTCTTGCCGGACACGCTCAGCGGTATTCCGTAAGCAATCCGGATGTTGCCACTGAACAGCCCCAGATCAATGGCCGCCCTGCCGACGGTAAACATAATCCTGTTATCCACATGGTGGGCCGCTGCGACTGCCACTGCCGATCCCACCGCAATACCCAGGTCACCTGCATTAAAAGCGCAGATACCTCCGGTTTCATTCATTTCCGTGCAGTTTTTAAAGCCGCAGTACCCGCAATGGGGAAGCCCTAACGGTTTTACCTCCGTACCCAAAATAACAGCCGCTCCCGCCTTTTCCAGGTTTTCGGCATCGCGGGCAAAAAACTCCGCTCTCGGTGAATCGGCCAGTTTTCTCATGTACGCAGCCACTTCTGTCTTGGTTTCCGCAGTGATGATAAGGGTCTCAAGGTGGTCTCTCCCTTTTCCCTTCGGCGCTGTCCGGGCGGCCAGACACATGAGTTCGGCCACCTGCAGCAAACCTTTTTCCTCTGCTTCAGCCTGTCTGATAATCATAACCGTATAACCTCCCATGGATATAATCTCTGTGTCGCAATCTCGTACTCACATACAAGATTAACACCCTACTTTGATTTATTAACAGCCCCTATTTTAATTTTATCACGGTCACTCCAGTCCCGCCTTCGCCGTAATGGCCCAGGCGAAATTCCTGCACATATTTGTGCTTCGCCAAGTAGCTGTTTACGGCTTTTCTGAGCACGCCGGTGCCTTTACCGTGAATTATCTGAACTTGCTGTAGACCTGCCAGGTAAGCATCATCAAGGAATTTCTCCAGATCAGGTAAGGCCTCGTCCACAGTCTTGCCGCGAATATCAAGCTCGGTCCTGGCTTCTTTAGCTTTGCCGACAACTAATTTTCCTGTTCCCGTTGGCGCTGTGTAAACGGCCGGCTTCTCCTGCTTCCGCCGTACTTCACTTACATGAACCGCTAATTTAAGTATCCCGGCCTGTACATAAAGTTGGCCGTTTTCGTCAGGAGTGGTAAGCACATATCCCGTTTGGTTAAACCTTGGCAGAAATACCGGTTCTCCTTCTTTTAATCCTTTGGGTATTTCACCGGCTGCGGCTTTTTCCTGCATCAGTTCTTCATCTTTGCTATTTTCCAGTTCCTTCAGCCTGTTTCTTGCTTCTTCAGCCTCCGCCAACTGTTCAGCCCGTTTTTCCTGCACATACCGTCTAAGCTCTTTAACCAGTTCATCCGCTTCTTTTCGGGCCTGCCTCACTATTGATGCGGCTTCCTCTCTCGCCTTTTCCACCAGTTCTTTCCGCCGGTTTTCCAAGGCCTCCAATTTGGCTGCATAATCCCGCCGCATTTCGTCCAACTCGCGCCTTAATCGCTCAGCTTTCCTCCTTTCTTCTTCAGCTTTCCTGCGGTTGCTCTCCAGTTCTTCTACCAGGTCCGCCACCTGGATCTCCTCACTGGTCAGGAAGCTGCGGGCCCTGGTTACCAAGGCTTCGGGCAAACCCAATCGCAAAGCAATCTCAAAAGCGCTGCTGCGACCTGGTTGGCCAATTAACAGTTTGTATGTGGGCCGGAGAGTTTTGCTGTCAAATTCCACGGAAGCGTTTTCCACGCCTTGCCGCTCAAAGGCAAAAACCTTGAGTTCACTGTAATGGGTCGTTGCTACTGTCCGGGCTTTTTTCTGATAAAGGTATTCCAGAATAGCCATAGCCAGGGCCGCCCCTTCAACGGGGTCAGTTCCGGCCCCCAGTTCATCCAGCAATACGAGCGCAGACTCGTTGACCTTTGCAAGTATATGTATAATATTTTTCAAATGCCCCGAAAATGTGCTAAGGGACTGTTCGATGCTTTGTTCGTCTCCGATATCCACAAAAATGTCATGAAATACAGGCACCTGCGAACCGGGTTCACAGGGAATATGCAGGCCGGCCTGGGCCATCGCGGCTGTTAAACCCACTGTCTTCAGGGAAACAGTCTTACCGCCTGTGTTTGGCCCCGTTATAACCAAAACATGAAAATCCCGGCCCAGGTATATGTCTATCGGAACAACATGGCCTTTTATCAGTGGATGGCGGCATTTCCGCAGGTTTATATAGCCGTCCTTATTAAAGACCGGTTTACTGGCATTCATGTGGTGAGCTAATTTACCTTTGGCCAGAATAAAGTCGATGGTGCCCAGGATTTTGGCGTCTGACAGTAATTCTTCGCTAAAGGCCTTGACCGAGGCGCTTAGCTGGGTCAGGATACGCAAGACTTCCCGTTCCTCATCACTGTACAGCTTTCTTAACTCATTATTTAATTCCACGGCCGCCACGGGTTCAATAAAAAGGGTCGCGCCGCTGGCCGACTGGTCATGAATAATACCGGGAAATTGCCCCCGGTACTCCTGCTTGACGGGAACCACGTAACGGTCGCCCCGTACAGTAATAATAGGTTCCTGAAAAAATTTTTGATGTTCCTGTGACCTGATGATACCTTCCATTTTGGCTTTGATATTTATTTCCGTTTCCCTTATCCGGTGCCGGATTCGTCTCAGTTCCGGGGAAGCCTCATCAGCAACAGCTCCGGAAGGGTCAATAGCCTGGCTGATTTTTTCTTCAAGTTCTTTATTGATAAAGAGGTTTTTTACTAGGTCACCCATAATCGGGTATTGATGGGACCGGTCACTAAAAAATCTTTTCAAGCGCCGGGCCGCCACCAGGTTCCCGGCTACGTCCAGGAGCTCGGCCGGTTCCAATATGCCACCGATATTGGCTTTTCTGATGATTCCTCTGGTATCCCGCATTCCTCCCAAAGGTACATCAGGTTCTTTTCTGTAAATTTCAGCAGCTTCCGCAGTTTCCTCCTGCCTGCGCAATACTTCTGCATAATCAGTACTGGGCTGCAGCTCCGCGCAATATTCCCTGCCCAGGCTGAAGGTAGCGCATTCCGTAAGCAGCTCAATAACCTTTTGAAATTCCAACCTCTGCAACATTTTATCTTCCACAATCGATCAATCCTTACTGTTTTAGTAGCCCGTAATTAAGGTTAGCAGCCATTGATTAAAGCACGCCGCGGTACAAATGTCCTTTGGTAACACCCTGGGCCGTCATCGCAACCAGTGTTTCTTTAGCGTCCGGATCAGGGGCATAAGTATTTTTATTTTCCATAAGTTTATCTATCTCCTGCCGGTAAAAACCGGCAACTTTTTTCACGTAATCCGGGGAATCTTTTCTTAACTCCAGCCTGACCGTGCATACACCTGCTTCGTACAATGGTTTAAGGTCTTCGATCAGACATAACTCTTTGGGATTAAAAATATGCGACCTGCAGAAACAGTCAGTCACCAGCGGAAACAACATCCCCAGCCGGTCCTTTAATGCAAATTGTTCGCCCCCCCGGCATGGCTGATTACATTTTTGGGCCTCTTTAAACCCACCGTAAACGCTGCCGACAACACAGTGCTCCGAAATCATTAAAGGCAAAGCCCCGTGCCCCACTACTTCTACATTAAACTCGGCAGCCAGTCTTTCAATCTGCTCAAGGGTAAGCTCCGGCGACAGCGTCACTTGGGATACGCCATTGTCCTGCAACCAAAGCAGCGCCTGGGAATTAAAGGCGTTTAAAGAATAATCGGCATATATGTTGCTAAAGCCTATATCCCGCACAGTTTTTAACGTTCCCAGGTTAGTTGCCAAAATACCCAGGTTAAGTTTCCCGGCCTGCTGTAGAAAAGGAGCAATAACCGCCAAATCTTTGTCTTTAGTAATCCTGGGAAGGGCAAAAACAAGCTGGGCCCCCTGAGATTCAGCTTTGGCAGCCAATTCTTGCAGGTCATCAACCTTTAGGACCGGTGTCCCATTAAGTCCATCGGCGCCTACATAGACCACATCCACTCCGGCTTCAAAGGCTGCCAGGGCCGCTTTTTTATTGCCAACAGCCGCCGAAAGTCTCATGATCTTCCGTTGCACCCGTTTCTCCTTATCCTTCCGGTAAGAATCAGCCTCTTCCAATCTGGCAGCCACCAGGGTTTCCGGGATAGCAACAGGCCTTTTGAGCATTATGCGCTGCTGTTCCAATAAATGCAGCGCTTTACGCCGGGCTTCATTTATTTCACTCAAAGGCACCATTATATTACCGTCTATCTTTATCTCCAGCGTCGCCAAATTAAAAGGGGTATTGCCCAACCGCTGCACCTGCCGGCGAATAGTTTCTTTGGTCAGAGGCCGGTTGATGGCTTCTTCGGCAATAAATTCCGTACGGGCCACCGCCTTGTTGCCTTCCGTATCTTCAACAATTATCCGGAGAGGTTCGCCGGCTTTAACCCGGACTTTCATGGCAATATTTACCTTCCGCAATTCTTTAGGGGAAGTAAAACTCTGTTGCGCCTGGCGCATCAACAGGGCGTCATGGGTTTTAAAAACTCGGTCACCCGGCTTGACTTTTCCCTTGACGGGAACGGTGACAGTCTGGCCGGGCAAACCCGATTCAACCGGATTACCTGCCAAAAGAATCTGGTCCACGACGGTACCCTGCCGTCCTCCCTCAGAAACCCAGACTTCTATGCCATCGCCCAGGTTCAGCCGCTCATCAAGCTGTATGCTCATGGTTGCTTTTTTTCGGTTGTAATTTACCACCCGGCCGAGCCTGATCCCCCTGTTGTTGGGCCTCTTATAACTCATCAAATCGGCGCCCGGGGGTCCCATAAAGTATCCCGTGGTAAAGTCCCTGTTGAAAATCTGCAACAACTGCCTGTCCTCTTCAGGCGTAATTTCAAAATTATAAGGGGCCATGGCATACCGGTCAAGGGCTTGCCGATAAATCCGGGTAACGGTAGCCACGTATTCGGGCCTTTTCATGCGCCCTTCAATCTTCAAAGCATCTATGCCCGCTTCCGCCAGTTCCGGAATATGGTGTAACAGGCGCAAATCCCTTGGGCTTAAGAGGTATTTCCCCACCTCTTCGGGTTCCAGCAATATCTTGCCCCTTTCGTCAACCAGGGTATAGTGCAGCCGGCATGGCTGGGCGCAACGTCCCCGGTTTCCGCTGCGGCCCCCGATCAGACTGCTCATCAGGCACTGACCTGAGTAGGATATACACAAAGCCCCGTGCACAAAAACTTCTACTTCTACGCCTGTCCTTTGTTTCGCCTGCTTTATCTCATCCAGGGACATCTCCCGGGCCAAAACCACCCGTTTTACACCACTGGCTTTGACCAATTCAACTCCGGGAGTATTGTGCAGTGTCATCTGCGTACTGGCGTGTACATTAAGTTCCGGAAAAACAGAACGGGCAAGGCGCAGCACGCCCAAATCCTGCACAATGACAGCATCTACGCCTGTCTCGTACAGAAACTTCAGATAGGCGACCAGTTCCGATATTTCGTTGTCAGCTATCAGGGTATTTACGGTAACATATACCTTGACCCCTCTGACATGAGCATAGTCTACTGCCCGGATCAGCTCTTCCCTGTCAAAATTACTGGCATACTGCCGGGCATTGAACATCCTGCCGCCCACATATACAGCATCGGCGCCGTTCTGCACGGCAGCCACCAAAGCATCCCAACTCCCGGCTGGAGCCAACAATTCAGGCTTAAACATGCAGAAATCTCTCCTTCACCAATAAAGCGTGGCTATTCAGCTTGACCGGCAAGCCCCATAGACACGCTTCCCACATTTGCCTTAACTTCTCTGGTATCTAGTAAATCCCGCACAAGGGATGATATCAATCCCCTGCGAAACCAGGTTGTCTACGATAAGGTTCATCCCCAGCGAATCACTGGCCATATGTCCCGCAATAACAACGTTTATATGGTTTTTTTCCGCTTCCTTACGATGTTTTTCCCCAATGTGCATACATACCAGCGTGCCGACGCCGGCCTGAGCCAGTTTGCTGAAGGCATCCTCGGAACCGCCTGTGCCGCCCGTCATATCGACAAAAATTTTACCCGTTTTACGTTCCTTGGACCCCGTAACTATCGTCGGTCCTGCGCTGTTTTTAACGGCTTCCTGGTATTCGGGCAGGTCCTTGAGTATCTTCACTACTTCTCCTACGGTGTCCGGTTTTTTCTTATCAAAAAGGTTCTGCAAAAAAGTAGTAACCATATTATCGGCGGGAGTATGGCAGCACATAAAAGGAATGTCCAGTATTCTCGCCACATCTACCGCTTTATTATGATTTAAGGGCAAGAGCCCTCTTTTAACTTCGCTGATCCTGGACACCATGATGCCCTGGGCCACGCTGATGGGCACGCCAAATTTTTCTAATATTTCTGATTGCATATGCATGACTTCAGAAAGGGCAGCAAGAGCCTTACCTTCCGGGTGATGGGCGATGACCAGGTCAATGTTCCGTCCCTTTTCTTTTAGACGATCTGCCAACAGGATTTCGGCCGCTTCAATATCGATACCGACAAGAGCTGTCTTTACCTCCCTGTCACCGTCACCGTATAATATACGGGTATCGCTGTACGGGTTGGTTAGAGCTTCCTGATCAAATTCTTTTTTCTCGGTACCTTTCAGCTCCTTGAAGGCTTCTTTGGCTTTTTTCAGGTCCCTTTCGACCTCTTTTTTTCCCCGGGGATCATTCTCAATACCTTTCCGGACCACCAGTTCGTATATGTCCCTTAACTTCAACCCACATCCTCCTCTAAACTTAATTTATTTTTAACTGCTATGAACAAGCACATATTTTTTCTATATTCTCTTAAATACAAAAAATTCCTTTTTAAGGTAGCATTTTTTCCAACTTTGATGCTGCTCTTTTACAATAATTATACCCTTATAAAGAAGTGTGTATTTTACCGGTTCTTCAGGAACCTCCTTAATTTGTCGTAATCCCAGGTATTGATAACATCTTCTTCTTCAAGCCAGCCCCGGCGGGCGGTCCCAATACCATACCGGATTTCGTTCATTCTGATAACTTCATGGGCGTCGGTATTAATAGCTATTTTAATGCCCATTTCTTTGGCCTGCCGGACATAAAGGTCATTCAAATCAAGTCTGTCCGGTGAAGAATTGATTTCCAGTACCGTATTGTATTTGGCCGCCATCTCGAAAATCCTGTCCATGTCTACTTCGTATGGATCCCGACGCCCGATGAGGCGTCCGGTAGGATGCGCAATAATATCAACGTGTTCGTTCTTGATGGCTGAAATGATCCGTTCTGTAATTTTTTCTTTATCCTGCCGGAAACCGGAATGAATTGACCCGATGACGACATCTTTTTCGGCCAAAATTTCATCGGGGTAATCCATATCCCCGTTGGCTAAAATATCAGCTTCCACACCGGTCAGTATATGAATTGCTTCTTCTTTTTGCAGCGCGTTAATAACTTCCTGTTGTTCAGTCAGTCTCTCTGTCGACAACCCCCGCGCAATTCCAAGGGACCTGGAATGATCTGTTATGGCAATATATTCGTAGCCCATTTTTTTGGCCTGCTCAACGATCTGTTCTATGCTGTTCACTCCATCGCTCCAGTTGCTGTGTAAATGCAGGTCGCCTTTCATGTCATCGTACCCGATGACATGCGGCAGCCTACCCTCCTCCGCAGCAAACACCTCGCCCCTGTCCTCCCGCAATTCCGGGGGAATATAGGCCAGTCCCAGCGCCGTATAGATATCTTCTTCCCCCGATACAGGAATTCTTTCGTCCGAATCTGTTTTGAACAAACCGTATTCATTTATCTTTATACCGATTTTATGGGCTCTTTCCCGCAGTCGGACGTTATGTTCCTTGGAGCCGGTAAAATGATGCAGGGCCGTCCAGAATTCATCAGGTCGTACAAGCCGCAGGTCAACCTGTACCCCGAATTTTAACAAAACACTGATTTTCGTACTGCCGTGGGCCAGGACTTCTTTCACCTGAGGGTGTTTAATAAATACCTCGGCCACCTTTTCGGGTTCTTCGGTGCCGACCACAATATCAATATCCCCAATAGCTTCTTTCATACGGCGTGTACTCCCGGCTGTTTCCGCGTCCACCACCCAGGGCAGACTGCGCAAAAAATTCAATAGACTATCAGCTACAGTCCAGGCCAACCCAAGGGTAATCCGGCCCCGACCGCCGGATTTCAGCATTTCGATGCCCCGCAATATATTCAGTTCCGTTTTACTGCCCATTCCCGGCAAAGAACGGATCTTTTTGCCGCGAGCCGCATCCTCAAGTTCTTTTAAACTGCTTATGCCAAGCTTTTCATAGAAAGTTCTGGCCATTTTGGGTCCGACACCGGGAACATTCATCATTTCAACCAAACCGGGCGGAATCTCGCCCCGCAATTTTTCCAGGTAGATCAGCCGCCCCGTAGACAGAAGTTCCTCTAATTTGGCCGCTATGTTCTTTCCTACCCCGGAAATGCCGTTCAATTTCTTTTGTCTAAATAAATCGGTAATATCGACATCCAGGTTTTCAATTGCCCGGGCGGCCCGCTGATAAGCCCTTATCTTGAAGATATCTTCTCCTTTAATTTCCAAAAGCGCGGCTATTTCGTCCAATACCCAGGCAACTTCAATATTTCCGAACTTCTTCACCTTTCCACCGCTCCCATACATGTACCGGCTATATTAGGTTACCCAGAAAAGAAAGCAAGTAATACCTAAAAAGGCTCATGGAAGCTTAAACCATGAGCCTTGACTGCGTGTACTATTTAGGCCTGCTTTTTTTCGGTATCCATCAGTTTGACCAGAGTATCATAATCTTCCTGCAGTTTGCATAATTCATCAGCTATATTTAAAGCAGCCAAAACAGCCACCTTGGTAACAGACAGCCGGGAATTTTTCGCAGCAATTTGTTTCATTTTTTTGTCCACATATTCTGCAATCATTTCAATGTATTCTTCGGGCATATCGCCAATCACTTTATACTCTTCGCCAAAGATTTCAACCGCTACTTTGTTTTTTTTCCCCTGCATAAGGCCACCCTCCCGAACTATCTTTGGTAGAATAATTCGGCATCAGGCGACAAATTCCTTCCAAATCCCTCAATTTCTTGCAACTCCTGCTTATGCCCTCATTTGAGCGCCAAACTTGGTCTGCAAAGCGTTCTGAATCTTTTCGTACAAATCGTTAACTTCTTCATCCGTCAGGGTCCGGTCATTGGATTGGAAAAGGAAGGCATAAGCCAAACTCTTGTACCCTTTCTGAATCTGTTCACCCTGGTAGACGTCAAAAAGGCGGACGTT
This genomic interval carries:
- a CDS encoding transglycosylase domain-containing protein translates to MTLEPSKPVNKKPKPKKRRKLNLFRLFLFLVIVAGLLLVGAVSGIVLASIKDVPAFDPKALEPNLPTYIYDINKNPVTKIYVENREPIKIQDVPNLVKNAFLAIEDVRFYDHKGIDLRRIIGAAIVDIKEGRAAQGASTITQQLVKKAFLNPDKNIKRKIQEVVLAIKLEREYTKDQILEMYLNRIYFGHGAYGLQSAAQIYFNKDVKELTLDEAAVLAGLPQAPSAYDPYRNPEAALKRRNVVLDMMAKYDFISQAQAEEAKNKAITLKNSGEDGKKEEYPHPYFVDYVTDVLLEKYGENKVFKGGLKVYTTMDPKIQTIAEQAMANPNNFPRSKTDKNGLKQPEGALVILDPHTGYIKALVGGREHSQKLQFNRATDAKRQPGSAFKPIIAYAPAIEKGAGAGTVVVDEPVTFGKYKPENSDGKYRGPITLREAVTHSVNVVAVKVLKDTGITNAVKFAKKLGITSLTQEDENLALALGGLHYGVTPLELAGAYGAFANKGIYIQPTAIIKVEDRYGKVIDEFKPRKRIAMKDTTAYIITDMLKSVVQRGTGTRASLGKRPVAGKTGTTNQGKDIWFAGYTPELVGVVWMGHDDPKPMPRTYGGTYPAKLWKEVMSKALKDREIKDFDKPAGLVKVAICTLSGKRAGKNCPQSEIRSDWFVRGTAPSKICNDHTYVSVEVCADSGLLATEYCPNKITRSFLKRDKEHTYSSSDIYVPTQTCNIHGPNNRVISICTDPSHGGTRYLANIPGPGETGGCPPEYVVKETLGAGETAPLEHCPIPEHQVYPKSPDNPGIIQPEINQKPEKPAKPGKVNLPAQPEITTQNYQEKDKRKGLP
- a CDS encoding ferredoxin domain-containing protein, encoding MIIRQAEAEEKGLLQVAELMCLAARTAPKGKGRDHLETLIITAETKTEVAAYMRKLADSPRAEFFARDAENLEKAGAAVILGTEVKPLGLPHCGYCGFKNCTEMNETGGICAFNAGDLGIAVGSAVAVAAAHHVDNRIMFTVGRAAIDLGLFSGNIRIAYGIPLSVSGKNPFFDRK
- a CDS encoding endonuclease MutS2, which gives rise to MLQRLEFQKVIELLTECATFSLGREYCAELQPSTDYAEVLRRQEETAEAAEIYRKEPDVPLGGMRDTRGIIRKANIGGILEPAELLDVAGNLVAARRLKRFFSDRSHQYPIMGDLVKNLFINKELEEKISQAIDPSGAVADEASPELRRIRHRIRETEINIKAKMEGIIRSQEHQKFFQEPIITVRGDRYVVPVKQEYRGQFPGIIHDQSASGATLFIEPVAAVELNNELRKLYSDEEREVLRILTQLSASVKAFSEELLSDAKILGTIDFILAKGKLAHHMNASKPVFNKDGYINLRKCRHPLIKGHVVPIDIYLGRDFHVLVITGPNTGGKTVSLKTVGLTAAMAQAGLHIPCEPGSQVPVFHDIFVDIGDEQSIEQSLSTFSGHLKNIIHILAKVNESALVLLDELGAGTDPVEGAALAMAILEYLYQKKARTVATTHYSELKVFAFERQGVENASVEFDSKTLRPTYKLLIGQPGRSSAFEIALRLGLPEALVTRARSFLTSEEIQVADLVEELESNRRKAEEERRKAERLRRELDEMRRDYAAKLEALENRRKELVEKAREEAASIVRQARKEADELVKELRRYVQEKRAEQLAEAEEARNRLKELENSKDEELMQEKAAAGEIPKGLKEGEPVFLPRFNQTGYVLTTPDENGQLYVQAGILKLAVHVSEVRRKQEKPAVYTAPTGTGKLVVGKAKEARTELDIRGKTVDEALPDLEKFLDDAYLAGLQQVQIIHGKGTGVLRKAVNSYLAKHKYVQEFRLGHYGEGGTGVTVIKLK
- a CDS encoding DUF3656 domain-containing U32 family peptidase yields the protein MFKPELLAPAGSWDALVAAVQNGADAVYVGGRMFNARQYASNFDREELIRAVDYAHVRGVKVYVTVNTLIADNEISELVAYLKFLYETGVDAVIVQDLGVLRLARSVFPELNVHASTQMTLHNTPGVELVKASGVKRVVLAREMSLDEIKQAKQRTGVEVEVFVHGALCISYSGQCLMSSLIGGRSGNRGRCAQPCRLHYTLVDERGKILLEPEEVGKYLLSPRDLRLLHHIPELAEAGIDALKIEGRMKRPEYVATVTRIYRQALDRYAMAPYNFEITPEEDRQLLQIFNRDFTTGYFMGPPGADLMSYKRPNNRGIRLGRVVNYNRKKATMSIQLDERLNLGDGIEVWVSEGGRQGTVVDQILLAGNPVESGLPGQTVTVPVKGKVKPGDRVFKTHDALLMRQAQQSFTSPKELRKVNIAMKVRVKAGEPLRIIVEDTEGNKAVARTEFIAEEAINRPLTKETIRRQVQRLGNTPFNLATLEIKIDGNIMVPLSEINEARRKALHLLEQQRIMLKRPVAIPETLVAARLEEADSYRKDKEKRVQRKIMRLSAAVGNKKAALAAFEAGVDVVYVGADGLNGTPVLKVDDLQELAAKAESQGAQLVFALPRITKDKDLAVIAPFLQQAGKLNLGILATNLGTLKTVRDIGFSNIYADYSLNAFNSQALLWLQDNGVSQVTLSPELTLEQIERLAAEFNVEVVGHGALPLMISEHCVVGSVYGGFKEAQKCNQPCRGGEQFALKDRLGMLFPLVTDCFCRSHIFNPKELCLIEDLKPLYEAGVCTVRLELRKDSPDYVKKVAGFYRQEIDKLMENKNTYAPDPDAKETLVAMTAQGVTKGHLYRGVL
- the polX gene encoding DNA polymerase/3'-5' exonuclease PolX, translated to MKKFGNIEVAWVLDEIAALLEIKGEDIFKIRAYQRAARAIENLDVDITDLFRQKKLNGISGVGKNIAAKLEELLSTGRLIYLEKLRGEIPPGLVEMMNVPGVGPKMARTFYEKLGISSLKELEDAARGKKIRSLPGMGSKTELNILRGIEMLKSGGRGRITLGLAWTVADSLLNFLRSLPWVVDAETAGSTRRMKEAIGDIDIVVGTEEPEKVAEVFIKHPQVKEVLAHGSTKISVLLKFGVQVDLRLVRPDEFWTALHHFTGSKEHNVRLRERAHKIGIKINEYGLFKTDSDERIPVSGEEDIYTALGLAYIPPELREDRGEVFAAEEGRLPHVIGYDDMKGDLHLHSNWSDGVNSIEQIVEQAKKMGYEYIAITDHSRSLGIARGLSTERLTEQQEVINALQKEEAIHILTGVEADILANGDMDYPDEILAEKDVVIGSIHSGFRQDKEKITERIISAIKNEHVDIIAHPTGRLIGRRDPYEVDMDRIFEMAAKYNTVLEINSSPDRLDLNDLYVRQAKEMGIKIAINTDAHEVIRMNEIRYGIGTARRGWLEEEDVINTWDYDKLRRFLKNR
- the zapA gene encoding cell division protein ZapA; this translates as MQGKKNKVAVEIFGEEYKVIGDMPEEYIEMIAEYVDKKMKQIAAKNSRLSVTKVAVLAALNIADELCKLQEDYDTLVKLMDTEKKQA